Proteins encoded in a region of the Elizabethkingia bruuniana genome:
- the dusB gene encoding tRNA dihydrouridine synthase DusB, whose product MVKIGNIELPDFPLLLAPMEDVSDPPFRRLCKMHGADLMYSEFISSEGLIRDAIKSRKKLDIFDYERPVGIQIFGGDEEAMAMSARIVETVEPDLVDINFGCPVKKVVCKGAGAGVLKDIDLMVRLTKAVVNSTHLPVTVKTRLGWDTESINIDEVAERLQETGIKALTIHARTRAQMYKGEADWNHISRIKNNPNIEIPIFGNGDIDSPEKALEYKQKYDCDGIMIGRGAIGYPWIFNEIKHFFQTGENLPKPTVKDRLLAVQQHAEWSVEWKGERPGLVEMRQHYNNYFKGIPHFKELKSRFLQALTLTELNELINEAKNQFENVEI is encoded by the coding sequence ATGGTAAAAATTGGTAACATAGAACTTCCTGACTTCCCGCTGCTTTTAGCTCCGATGGAAGATGTTTCGGATCCTCCTTTCCGCAGACTTTGCAAAATGCATGGTGCGGATCTTATGTATTCTGAATTTATTTCCTCCGAAGGATTGATCAGAGATGCAATAAAGAGTCGAAAAAAATTAGATATTTTCGATTATGAAAGGCCTGTAGGTATCCAGATATTCGGAGGTGATGAAGAGGCAATGGCAATGTCTGCCAGAATTGTAGAAACTGTAGAACCGGATCTTGTAGACATTAACTTTGGTTGCCCGGTAAAAAAAGTCGTGTGTAAAGGTGCAGGTGCAGGAGTATTGAAAGATATTGATCTGATGGTACGTCTTACCAAGGCTGTTGTAAATTCTACTCACCTACCCGTAACAGTGAAAACAAGACTGGGCTGGGATACAGAATCTATTAACATTGATGAGGTAGCGGAAAGACTGCAGGAAACCGGTATTAAAGCACTGACCATCCACGCAAGAACACGTGCACAGATGTATAAAGGTGAAGCTGACTGGAACCATATTTCCCGTATAAAAAACAATCCGAATATTGAGATTCCAATTTTCGGGAACGGAGATATCGATTCACCGGAAAAAGCTTTAGAATATAAGCAGAAATACGATTGCGATGGTATTATGATAGGCCGTGGTGCTATCGGGTATCCTTGGATATTTAATGAGATTAAGCATTTCTTTCAAACAGGTGAAAACCTGCCTAAACCAACCGTAAAAGACAGACTTCTTGCAGTACAACAACATGCAGAATGGTCTGTAGAGTGGAAAGGGGAAAGACCCGGCTTAGTAGAGATGCGCCAGCATTATAATAACTACTTCAAAGGAATCCCACATTTTAAAGAATTAAAATCCAGATTCCTTCAGGCATTGACACTGACTGAACTTAATGAACTTATTAACGAGGCTAAGAATCAGTTTGAAAATGTTGAAATCTGA
- a CDS encoding exodeoxyribonuclease III, giving the protein MKIISYNVNGIRAAFAKDFTTWLSFANPDIICFQESKAQPEQINIGAFSDLQYESYWYSAQKKGYSGVGIATKHKPNHIEYGTGIDYIDFEGRVIRLDFDNFSVISVYVPSATNISRLDLKMQFCYDFLKYLKELRKTIPNLIVCGDFNICHEAIDIHDPIRLASVSGFLPMEREYLSKFLDEGEFTDAFRYKNPETRQYSWWSYRANARANNKGWRLDYNMVSNTLKDKIQRAIILPEAMHSDHCPVMVELDL; this is encoded by the coding sequence ATGAAAATTATCAGCTATAACGTTAACGGGATCCGTGCAGCTTTTGCAAAGGACTTTACTACATGGTTGTCCTTTGCAAATCCTGATATTATTTGCTTCCAGGAAAGCAAGGCACAACCGGAACAAATCAATATAGGAGCATTCAGTGATCTTCAGTACGAAAGTTACTGGTATTCCGCACAGAAAAAAGGTTACAGCGGCGTAGGTATCGCGACAAAGCATAAACCCAATCATATAGAATACGGAACAGGAATAGATTATATAGATTTTGAAGGCCGGGTAATAAGACTGGATTTCGATAATTTCTCGGTCATTTCTGTTTACGTGCCCTCCGCAACTAACATTTCGCGACTGGATCTGAAAATGCAGTTTTGTTATGACTTCTTAAAATACCTGAAGGAGCTTCGTAAGACTATCCCTAACCTTATTGTTTGTGGAGATTTCAATATCTGTCACGAAGCTATCGATATTCACGATCCGATTCGTTTAGCTAGTGTATCTGGCTTTTTACCTATGGAAAGAGAGTATCTGTCCAAATTCTTAGACGAAGGAGAATTTACCGATGCTTTCCGATATAAAAATCCAGAAACACGACAATACAGCTGGTGGAGCTATCGTGCTAATGCAAGAGCCAATAACAAAGGCTGGCGATTAGATTATAACATGGTAAGCAATACACTGAAAGATAAAATCCAAAGAGCTATTATACTACCAGAGGCTATGCATTCCGATCATTGCCCTGTAATGGTAGAATTGGATCTATAA
- a CDS encoding DUF2461 domain-containing protein, whose product MENTAYILNFLKQLSQNNNREWFTENKPQYQQAHEYFISLVEQVISELAKTEPEMERLDSKKCVFRIYRDTRFSKDKTPYKTNFGASFFMGQSKGIGEAGYYMHFEPGKSFIAAGLYQPNSDVLKKFRKEISYNKEEFLSIIENPTFKKNFKIEGEKLKKIPQGFEKDDPMAEYLKHKEMILIHSFEDTEITSPKFVQEIGKLFKIALPFNQFVKESTEYN is encoded by the coding sequence ATGGAAAACACAGCTTACATATTAAACTTCCTGAAGCAGCTTTCTCAGAATAATAACCGCGAATGGTTTACAGAAAACAAACCACAGTATCAGCAAGCACACGAATATTTCATAAGCCTTGTTGAACAGGTAATCTCTGAGCTGGCAAAAACAGAGCCGGAAATGGAAAGACTGGATTCAAAAAAATGTGTTTTCCGTATCTACAGAGATACCCGGTTTTCAAAAGATAAAACACCTTACAAAACAAATTTCGGGGCTTCATTTTTTATGGGCCAGAGCAAAGGAATTGGTGAAGCGGGATACTATATGCATTTTGAGCCTGGTAAATCTTTTATTGCTGCCGGGCTCTATCAGCCAAATTCTGATGTTTTGAAAAAATTCCGAAAAGAAATCAGTTATAACAAAGAAGAATTTCTGAGTATTATAGAAAACCCAACATTCAAGAAAAATTTTAAAATAGAGGGTGAGAAATTGAAAAAAATTCCACAGGGATTTGAGAAGGATGATCCTATGGCTGAATATCTTAAACACAAAGAAATGATCTTGATTCACTCTTTTGAGGATACCGAAATTACTTCACCAAAATTTGTACAGGAAATTGGTAAGCTATTCAAAATCGCTTTGCCTTTCAACCAGTTTGTAAAGGAAAGTACAGAATACAATTAA
- a CDS encoding TonB-dependent siderophore receptor, with protein MNKYITTSFFVLGGLMVNAQTKKTDTLSSNKHKEIEQVELFGERKKQPEGLEVITRLPLKTRDQIQSISVISYKAIETLGGLSLIDVAKNVPGVTLFSSYGGGSESMSIRGYRGVPVLKNGVLLDSDFRTAGMMTDMQGVESIQVIKGSAAVTQGIGDGLGAAGGVINVVTKRPQFVNRTNVGFRYGSWDFYRPTVDFQRVLDSEGKVAIRFNGAYQKNNSFRSHVQGERIYVNPSITFRPDKMTNITVEMDYMNDRRTPDRGTVNLASGDKEALYTMPKGKFLGFAEDRAKTETYNFMTSVDRKINDKFKVRAAFINSVSNTDTQAMSIAPNGANNWTERKRSYGKNMGEDVNKVFQFDFIGQDVQTGFIKHTFQVGFDWKETTVTTTSFDVYKNASDLNQKKPVNTNNPIDVINVLGDISNTLPYNLIFNKTATGVVKTPTMGLMAQDVMSFGKYVKAHLGVRYSRLNGSTKNDVATWNPSFGLIISPLENVNVFGSYTTTTSLRSANNMLQSGGFVGPSKTAQWEGGIKSDWFNEKLRFNVTLFDIKTDNLAYQILDSNYNPVRDPNNNPLYGLAGNLRRKGIEVELIGRILPNLQIMSGWAYLDAQYKDSPAYVNGSAPMNSPKHTANAWLNYKFNQGILDGLDVGAGIYYVGKRPVDEWTQKTFTAGHANSVQPGVRPFDMPEYTTVDAQVGYALKNGVGVRVFFNNIFDSVGYSSYFRGGYIDQIQPRNFGVQLNYKF; from the coding sequence ATGAATAAATACATTACTACTTCATTTTTCGTTCTTGGCGGATTGATGGTTAATGCGCAGACTAAAAAGACGGATACGCTGTCTTCTAATAAGCATAAAGAGATTGAGCAGGTGGAACTTTTCGGTGAAAGAAAGAAGCAGCCTGAAGGTCTGGAAGTAATTACAAGATTGCCTCTAAAGACCAGAGATCAGATTCAGAGTATTTCAGTGATTTCATATAAAGCAATTGAAACTTTAGGAGGTTTATCTCTAATTGATGTTGCGAAAAACGTTCCGGGAGTTACTTTATTCTCAAGCTATGGAGGCGGAAGTGAAAGTATGTCTATTCGTGGATACAGAGGTGTACCAGTGCTAAAGAACGGAGTTTTATTAGACTCTGACTTCCGTACTGCAGGTATGATGACTGATATGCAGGGTGTAGAAAGTATTCAGGTGATTAAAGGTTCTGCAGCTGTAACACAAGGTATCGGAGACGGACTTGGGGCAGCAGGTGGTGTTATTAATGTAGTGACAAAAAGACCTCAGTTTGTTAACAGAACTAACGTTGGTTTCCGTTATGGCAGCTGGGATTTCTACCGTCCTACTGTAGATTTCCAGAGAGTTTTAGACAGCGAAGGTAAAGTTGCAATAAGATTTAACGGAGCTTATCAGAAAAATAACTCTTTCAGATCTCATGTTCAAGGTGAAAGAATATATGTAAATCCATCCATTACTTTCCGTCCGGATAAGATGACCAACATTACAGTTGAGATGGATTATATGAATGACAGAAGAACCCCGGACAGAGGTACTGTTAACTTGGCATCAGGTGATAAAGAAGCATTGTATACAATGCCAAAAGGCAAATTCTTAGGTTTTGCTGAAGACCGTGCAAAAACTGAGACTTATAACTTTATGACAAGTGTTGACAGAAAGATCAATGATAAATTCAAGGTAAGAGCTGCGTTTATTAATTCTGTAAGCAATACTGATACTCAGGCAATGTCTATTGCACCAAACGGAGCAAATAATTGGACTGAAAGAAAACGATCTTATGGTAAGAATATGGGAGAAGATGTGAATAAAGTATTTCAGTTTGACTTCATCGGACAAGATGTACAAACTGGCTTTATTAAGCATACCTTCCAGGTAGGTTTTGACTGGAAAGAAACAACAGTTACAACTACTTCTTTCGATGTGTACAAAAATGCCAGTGACTTAAATCAAAAGAAACCTGTAAATACAAATAATCCTATTGATGTTATCAATGTTTTAGGAGATATTTCAAATACTCTTCCTTACAATTTAATTTTTAACAAAACAGCAACTGGTGTAGTGAAAACTCCTACAATGGGGTTAATGGCTCAGGATGTAATGTCATTCGGTAAATATGTGAAGGCTCACTTAGGAGTAAGATACAGCAGATTAAATGGTTCTACAAAGAATGATGTTGCTACATGGAATCCATCTTTTGGATTAATTATTTCTCCATTGGAAAATGTTAATGTATTCGGATCGTATACAACAACAACTTCATTAAGATCTGCGAATAACATGTTGCAGTCTGGAGGTTTTGTAGGTCCGTCTAAAACAGCACAATGGGAGGGAGGTATTAAATCAGACTGGTTTAATGAGAAGTTAAGGTTCAATGTTACTTTATTTGATATCAAAACAGATAACTTAGCTTATCAGATTCTTGATTCAAATTATAACCCTGTAAGAGATCCTAATAATAATCCATTATACGGACTTGCTGGTAATTTGAGAAGAAAAGGGATCGAAGTAGAATTAATCGGTAGAATTTTACCAAACTTACAGATTATGTCTGGTTGGGCATATTTAGATGCGCAATACAAAGATAGTCCTGCTTACGTAAACGGTTCTGCTCCGATGAACTCTCCAAAACATACAGCAAATGCATGGTTAAACTACAAGTTTAATCAAGGAATCTTGGATGGACTTGATGTTGGTGCTGGTATCTATTATGTAGGAAAAAGACCAGTTGATGAATGGACTCAAAAGACCTTTACGGCTGGACATGCTAATAGTGTACAACCAGGTGTAAGACCATTCGATATGCCGGAGTATACTACTGTAGATGCTCAGGTAGGTTATGCATTGAAAAATGGAGTAGGTGTAAGAGTATTCTTTAATAATATCTTCGATTCTGTTGGATACAGCTCTTATTTCAGAGGTGGTTACATCGATCAGATTCAGCCAAGAAACTTTGGAGTACAATTAAATTATAAGTTTTAA
- a CDS encoding chitinase, whose translation MKLSFITSISLVFLLSGQSCAQKTQSKSLQHIVDNNSSQRIARLIDAKTWNKLFPNRNNIQGKDSKHQDFYSYQAFIKAATHFPTFLNEGSVEDQKRELAAFLANIAQETSGGWNNAPGGYFAWGLYFIEENNKGNGNNYSDTSKTAYPPTDGQAYYGRGPKQLSWNYNYGQFSEAWFGDKNVLLKNPGLVAQDNVLSFASAIWFWMTAQAPKPSCHDVMTGKWKPTEKDIESGRVSGFGTTVNIINGGIECGQGKTLPKTQYRYEYYQYFCKYFDVKPGENITCSNQKPFGT comes from the coding sequence ATGAAACTCTCATTTATTACGAGCATATCTTTAGTTTTTTTATTATCCGGACAGTCTTGTGCCCAAAAAACTCAAAGTAAAAGCTTACAACACATTGTGGATAACAACTCTTCTCAGCGTATTGCACGACTTATAGATGCCAAAACATGGAATAAATTATTTCCCAACAGAAATAATATTCAGGGAAAGGATAGCAAGCATCAGGATTTCTATTCCTATCAGGCTTTTATAAAAGCCGCAACACATTTCCCCACTTTCCTAAATGAAGGTTCTGTTGAAGATCAAAAAAGAGAACTTGCCGCTTTTCTGGCTAACATCGCACAGGAAACCAGTGGAGGATGGAACAATGCTCCGGGCGGATATTTTGCATGGGGACTTTATTTTATAGAGGAAAATAATAAAGGAAACGGGAACAATTATTCTGATACTTCCAAAACAGCTTATCCACCAACTGACGGGCAAGCTTATTATGGTCGTGGCCCTAAACAGCTTAGCTGGAATTATAATTACGGACAATTTAGTGAAGCATGGTTTGGCGATAAAAATGTACTCTTAAAAAATCCGGGACTTGTAGCTCAGGACAATGTGCTGTCTTTTGCTTCTGCAATCTGGTTTTGGATGACAGCCCAGGCTCCGAAGCCATCTTGTCACGATGTAATGACCGGCAAATGGAAACCTACAGAAAAAGATATAGAAAGTGGAAGAGTTTCCGGATTCGGAACAACTGTTAACATCATTAACGGTGGTATCGAATGCGGGCAGGGAAAAACATTACCCAAAACTCAATACAGGTATGAATATTACCAATATTTCTGTAAATATTTTGATGTAAAACCTGGCGAAAATATCACCTGTAGCAATCAAAAACCTTTTGGAACATAG
- a CDS encoding M1 family aminopeptidase: MKKIFIAALFLGTLLNANMAFGQTETSGRDGVYRAAHTKMTELKHTKLKVNFDYQKEQMNGEEWLTASPYFYATDSLVLNAKAMLIHEVALDKGGSKTPLKFDYKNDILKINLDKTYNKNQDYTVYIKYTARPGEVKQKGSSAISDAKGLYFINAQGKEADKPTQIWTQGETESSSAWFPTIDKTNQKTTQEIYMTVPDKYVTLSNGILKESKKEGNNLRTDHWVMEKRHSPYLFFMGVGDYAVVKDKWRNIPVDYYIEKEYEPYAKQIYGNTPEMIEFYSKYLNYDYPWAKYAQISGRDYVSGAMENTTATLHGDAVQQKPGQLADENSWESTIAHELFHHWFGDLVTAESWSNLTVNESFANYSEYLWFEHKYGKDLADYHLMKDVGNYLHNPNDYSKNLVRFNYADKEDVFDLVTYQKGGGILHMLRNYLGEDAFRQGLTDYLKTNEYGNGEAHQLRLSLEKVSGKDLNWFFNQWYFSNGHPKLSYNYNYEPVKKQVTVTINQSQSPLFQFPLAIDVYDNGKPVRQNVWVDAKANNSFTFPSSKSPDLVNINADGILLSAITETKTPEQYLLQYQGSKEFYSRYKAVQEAAKSADKNDAALKTLLAALKDPFFRVRMKALNGLDLSKPNQAKLALAEVEKLAANDPKTLVQGEAIAALAKTKDKKYLSLYEKGITVVSNAVSGNSLAALATVAPEKIVAYADKIDLNNASEGLISTLLPIIVKNKITKQMPAIAETAAFYPFIKMQDPEEGKAAEDAYNWIMGSDNTEATKRLTKVLGLAKSQVGENPQAKMMIVNMLKAGLNTKMGVLKADPKNAELHKQIEMINNTIEAYSK, translated from the coding sequence ATGAAAAAGATCTTTATCGCAGCCCTGTTTTTAGGAACGCTTTTAAATGCAAATATGGCATTTGGCCAGACAGAAACATCCGGAAGAGATGGTGTTTATAGAGCTGCCCATACAAAAATGACAGAGCTGAAACATACTAAACTAAAAGTAAATTTCGACTATCAGAAAGAGCAAATGAATGGTGAAGAATGGCTTACTGCCTCACCTTATTTTTATGCAACAGACTCTTTGGTTCTGAATGCTAAAGCTATGCTTATTCACGAAGTGGCTTTGGATAAAGGTGGTAGTAAGACTCCTCTGAAATTTGATTATAAAAATGATATCCTGAAAATTAATCTGGATAAAACCTATAACAAAAATCAGGACTATACAGTATATATCAAATATACAGCCCGTCCTGGTGAGGTAAAGCAAAAAGGAAGTTCAGCAATTAGTGATGCTAAAGGTTTGTACTTTATCAACGCTCAGGGAAAAGAAGCGGATAAACCAACGCAAATATGGACACAAGGGGAAACAGAATCTTCTTCTGCGTGGTTCCCGACAATAGATAAGACCAACCAGAAAACAACTCAGGAAATCTATATGACAGTTCCGGATAAGTATGTTACATTATCCAACGGAATCCTGAAAGAATCCAAGAAAGAAGGAAACAACCTACGTACCGATCATTGGGTGATGGAAAAAAGGCATTCACCTTATTTATTTTTTATGGGTGTCGGAGATTATGCGGTTGTAAAAGATAAGTGGAGAAATATTCCGGTAGACTATTATATCGAGAAAGAATATGAACCATATGCTAAGCAAATCTATGGTAATACTCCGGAGATGATAGAGTTCTATTCTAAATATCTTAATTATGATTATCCATGGGCTAAATATGCTCAAATATCCGGGCGCGACTATGTAAGTGGTGCTATGGAAAATACAACGGCTACTTTACACGGAGATGCTGTACAGCAAAAACCGGGTCAACTAGCTGATGAAAACAGCTGGGAATCTACAATTGCACACGAATTATTCCACCATTGGTTTGGGGATTTGGTAACCGCTGAAAGCTGGAGCAATCTTACTGTAAACGAATCTTTTGCTAACTATTCTGAATACCTGTGGTTCGAACATAAGTATGGTAAAGATTTGGCGGACTATCATCTGATGAAGGATGTGGGTAATTACCTGCATAATCCAAATGATTATTCTAAAAATTTAGTACGCTTTAATTATGCTGATAAAGAAGATGTTTTCGATCTGGTAACTTATCAGAAAGGTGGTGGAATTCTTCATATGCTTCGTAATTATCTTGGTGAAGATGCTTTCAGACAAGGTCTGACAGATTATCTGAAAACAAATGAGTACGGAAATGGTGAAGCTCACCAATTGCGTCTTTCATTGGAAAAAGTGAGTGGAAAAGACCTTAACTGGTTCTTTAATCAGTGGTATTTCTCAAACGGTCATCCAAAATTATCTTATAACTACAATTATGAGCCTGTTAAGAAGCAGGTAACTGTTACAATCAATCAGTCACAGTCACCTTTATTCCAATTCCCACTGGCTATAGATGTGTATGATAATGGTAAACCAGTACGTCAGAATGTATGGGTAGATGCCAAAGCAAATAACTCATTTACATTCCCTTCATCCAAAAGTCCTGATTTAGTAAATATAAACGCGGATGGTATTTTGTTATCTGCAATTACAGAAACTAAAACACCAGAACAATATTTGTTACAGTACCAGGGCTCTAAAGAATTCTATAGCCGCTACAAAGCTGTTCAGGAAGCTGCTAAAAGTGCAGATAAGAACGACGCTGCTCTGAAAACATTATTGGCTGCACTAAAAGATCCTTTCTTCAGAGTAAGAATGAAAGCCTTAAACGGATTAGACTTGTCTAAACCTAATCAGGCAAAATTGGCACTGGCTGAAGTAGAGAAATTGGCTGCGAATGATCCTAAGACATTGGTACAAGGAGAAGCAATTGCTGCATTAGCTAAAACAAAGGATAAAAAATATCTGTCCTTATATGAAAAAGGAATTACTGTAGTTTCTAACGCCGTTAGCGGAAATTCATTAGCAGCATTGGCAACTGTAGCGCCTGAGAAAATAGTTGCTTATGCAGATAAAATTGATCTGAATAATGCGAGTGAAGGTTTAATCTCTACATTGCTGCCTATTATTGTTAAAAATAAAATAACAAAACAAATGCCTGCAATAGCAGAGACAGCAGCATTTTATCCTTTCATAAAGATGCAGGACCCTGAGGAGGGTAAAGCTGCAGAAGATGCTTATAACTGGATTATGGGATCGGATAATACAGAAGCGACAAAACGCCTTACAAAAGTTTTAGGTTTAGCGAAAAGCCAGGTAGGAGAAAATCCACAAGCAAAGATGATGATTGTGAATATGCTGAAAGCCGGACTTAATACAAAAATGGGAGTATTGAAAGCAGATCCGAAAAATGCAGAACTGCATAAACAAATCGAAATGATTAATAATACTATAGAAGCTTACAGTAAATAA
- a CDS encoding thymidylate synthase, whose amino-acid sequence MQNYLHLLQDILDNGSDKTDRTGTGTRSLFGYQLRYDLSKGFPLVTTKKVHLKSIIYELLWFLKGDTNIKYLKDNGVSIWDEWADENGDLGPVYGAQWRSWRGADNKVVDQISEVIDQIKKNPDSRRLIVSAWNVAEIPNMALAPCHAMFQFYVADGKLSLQLYQRSADVFLGVPFNIASYALLLMMVAQVTGLQVGDYVHSFGDVHIYNNHFEQVNRQLARDPKPLPVMKVNPDVKDIFDFKFEDFELLNYDPHPGIKAPVAI is encoded by the coding sequence ATGCAAAACTACCTTCATTTACTTCAGGATATTTTAGATAACGGATCAGATAAAACAGACAGAACAGGCACAGGCACCAGAAGTTTATTCGGGTATCAGCTGCGTTATGACCTGTCTAAAGGTTTTCCATTAGTAACTACTAAAAAGGTTCACCTTAAATCCATTATCTATGAATTGCTTTGGTTTCTGAAGGGAGATACAAACATTAAGTACCTTAAGGACAATGGTGTTTCCATATGGGATGAATGGGCAGATGAGAACGGTGATCTTGGGCCAGTATATGGTGCTCAGTGGAGAAGCTGGAGAGGAGCAGATAATAAAGTTGTAGACCAGATATCCGAAGTAATTGATCAGATTAAAAAGAATCCTGATTCCCGCAGACTTATTGTTTCTGCATGGAATGTTGCAGAAATTCCGAATATGGCATTGGCACCTTGTCATGCAATGTTTCAGTTTTATGTCGCGGATGGAAAGCTGTCTTTGCAGCTGTACCAGAGAAGTGCCGATGTTTTCCTGGGAGTTCCTTTTAATATTGCGAGTTATGCCTTGCTATTAATGATGGTAGCACAGGTTACGGGGCTTCAGGTTGGCGATTATGTACATAGCTTCGGAGATGTACACATCTATAACAATCACTTTGAACAGGTAAACAGACAGCTGGCGCGTGATCCGAAACCTTTACCGGTAATGAAGGTAAATCCTGATGTAAAAGATATCTTTGATTTTAAATTTGAGGATTTCGAATTACTGAATTATGATCCGCACCCAGGTATTAAAGCACCTGTTGCTATTTAA
- a CDS encoding NifU family protein, protein MSETKHIETVTKVMEALEEIRPFLNKDGGDIELIDVKENTVIVRLLGNCSSCHINTSTLKLGVENTIKQHVPEIVEVINID, encoded by the coding sequence ATGAGTGAGACTAAACACATCGAGACGGTAACAAAAGTAATGGAAGCCTTAGAAGAAATTCGCCCGTTTTTAAATAAAGATGGTGGTGATATTGAATTGATTGATGTAAAGGAGAATACTGTAATAGTACGTCTGCTAGGTAATTGCTCATCATGTCATATCAATACTTCAACACTGAAACTGGGTGTAGAGAATACAATTAAACAGCACGTTCCTGAAATTGTTGAAGTTATTAATATAGATTAA
- a CDS encoding Mrp/NBP35 family ATP-binding protein: MIKKEAVQDFLKEVEVDDLVKNIQIMGDSVFIDMVAHSPAMHEKKKLEVAMKQAFTSHFGENITLKLKIDSPEQSEVQQNQIKGKQIPGIKNIIAIASGKGGVGKSTVAANMAVTLAKMGFSVGLLDADIYGPSVPTMFDTVGAKPVSVEENGRNLMKPIESYGVKLLSIGYFSGANQAVVWRGPMAAKALNQMLRDAAWGELDFLLLDLPPGTGDIHLSIIQEVPVTGAVIVSTPQHVALADVRKGIGMFQMDSINIPVLGLIENMAYFTPEELPENKYYIFGKEGAKNLAEDLGIPVLGEIPLIQSIREAGDVGRPVALQENTGIADIYTKTAQNMIESLVERNENLPPTEAVKITTMAGCSPKK; encoded by the coding sequence ATGATTAAAAAAGAAGCTGTACAGGATTTCTTAAAGGAAGTTGAGGTAGACGATCTTGTGAAGAATATCCAGATCATGGGTGACAGTGTTTTTATAGATATGGTAGCTCATTCTCCGGCAATGCACGAAAAGAAAAAACTGGAGGTTGCAATGAAGCAGGCTTTTACAAGTCATTTCGGAGAAAATATAACTTTAAAACTAAAAATTGATTCTCCGGAACAAAGTGAAGTACAACAGAATCAGATAAAAGGGAAACAAATTCCCGGAATAAAAAATATTATTGCTATTGCTTCCGGTAAAGGAGGGGTAGGTAAGTCTACTGTAGCTGCGAATATGGCAGTAACTTTAGCAAAAATGGGATTTTCAGTAGGATTATTAGATGCTGATATCTATGGACCTTCTGTACCAACCATGTTTGATACTGTAGGTGCAAAACCAGTTTCTGTTGAAGAAAACGGAAGAAACCTGATGAAGCCAATTGAGAGCTATGGTGTAAAACTTTTATCAATAGGATATTTCTCAGGAGCTAATCAGGCTGTAGTTTGGAGAGGTCCAATGGCTGCAAAAGCACTTAATCAGATGTTGCGCGATGCTGCATGGGGAGAACTAGATTTCTTGTTATTAGACCTTCCTCCGGGAACGGGAGATATCCACCTTTCAATTATTCAGGAAGTGCCGGTAACAGGAGCTGTAATCGTAAGTACACCTCAGCATGTTGCACTTGCAGATGTTAGAAAGGGAATCGGAATGTTCCAAATGGACAGCATTAATATTCCGGTGCTTGGATTAATAGAAAATATGGCGTATTTTACACCCGAAGAATTACCAGAGAATAAATACTATATTTTCGGAAAAGAAGGTGCTAAAAACTTAGCTGAAGATCTTGGAATTCCTGTATTAGGAGAGATTCCGTTGATCCAGAGTATCCGTGAAGCAGGTGATGTAGGCCGTCCGGTAGCATTACAGGAAAATACCGGAATAGCTGATATTTATACCAAAACGGCTCAGAATATGATTGAGAGCCTTGTAGAAAGAAATGAAAATCTTCCACCAACGGAAGCAGTAAAAATAACAACAATGGCGGGTTGCTCGCCCAAAAAATAA